One genomic region from Salvia hispanica cultivar TCC Black 2014 chromosome 2, UniMelb_Shisp_WGS_1.0, whole genome shotgun sequence encodes:
- the LOC125207666 gene encoding casein kinase 1-like protein HD16 isoform X2, whose product MSTTKADKVNIISCTWVGQVMDILGPSLWDICNNNSQINMPMSVEMVACIAIESISILEKIHARGYVHGDVKPENLLLGAVGSPDEKKLFLVDLGLATRWRDGNTGLHIEYDQRPDIFRGTVRYASVHAHLGRAESRRDDLESLVYTLVFLLRGRLPWQGLQGENKGFLVCKTKMATSPEALCCFFPQPFKSFVEYVVNLKFDEEPNYAKCISLFDGLVGPNPDIRPIKTEGAQKLIYQVGQKRGRLPFEDEEDKQPNKKVRLGSPALQWISIYNARKPLKQRYHFNVTDARLSQIVAKGNRDGLFISCIASCQNLWALVMDAGTGFTSQIYQLSPFFLDKEWIIKQWEKKFYISAIAGATNGSSLVVMSKGTRYVQQSYKVSESFPFKWISKKWSEGFSVTSMATSEFKWAVVMTRGAGFSKQVVELDFHYPSEGIHQRWEQGYRITATAATPDQAAFILSIPRRTPVDESQETLRTTTFPATHVKEKWEKNLFIASVCYGRTVS is encoded by the exons ATGTCCACTACAAAGGCCGACAAGGTGAATATTATATCATG CACTTGGGTTGGACAGGTAATGGACATTCTCGGACCAAGCCTGTGGGATATATGCAATAATAATTCTCAGATTAA TATGCCTATGTCGGTTGAAATGGTGGCTTGCATTGCCATCgaatcaatttcaatattagagaaaattcaTGCCAGAGG GTATGTTCATGGGGATGTGAAGCCTGAGAACTTATTGCTTGGTGCTGTAGGAAGTCctgatgaaaaaaagttattcCTGGTTGATCTTGGTTTAG CTACTAGATGGAGAGATGGAAATACTGGCCTGCATATTGAATATGATCAACGCCCGGATATTTTCAG GGGTACTGTTCGGTATGCCAGTGTTCATGCTCATTTAGGTAGAGCAGAGAGTCGGAGGGATGATTTAGAATCTCTTGTTTATACACTGGTCTTTCTTTTGCGAGGACGTCTGCCTTGGCAAGGATTGCAG GGTGAAAATAAAGGATTTCTCGTTTGCAAGACGAAAATGGCGACATCGCCAGAAGCGCTTTGCTGCTTCTTTCCACAGCCTTTCAAATCGTTTGTGGAATATGTGGTAAATTTGAAGTTTGACGAGGAACCTAATTATGCAAAATGTATCTCTCTCTTTGATGGATTAGTTGGACCAAATCCAGATATCAGACCTATCAAAACTGAGGGTGCACAGAAG CTTATATATCAGGTAGGTCAAAAACGAGGTAGGCTGCCTTTTGAAGATGAGGAAGATAAACAGCCTAACAAGAAAGTCCGACTGGGGTCGCCTGCATTACAGTGGATTAGCATTTATAATGCTCGTAAACCTTTGAAACAAAG ATATCACTTTAATGTGACGGATGCAAGGCTTTCCCAGATTGTTGCTAAGGGGAACAGAGATGGCTTATTCATCAGTTGCATAGCATCTTGCCAAAATTTGTGGGCATTGGTAATGGATGCCGGTACAGGCTTCACCTCTCAAATATATCAACTGTCGCCTTTCTTTCTTGACAAG GAATGGATAATAAAACAATGGGAAAAGAAGTTCTACATCAGTGCAATCGCAGGAGCTACCAACGGTAGTTCCTTGGTTGTTATGTCAAAAG GGACTCGTTATGTGCAACAATCCTACAAGGTCAGCGAGTCATTTCCGTTCAAGTGGATAAGCAAAAAGTGGAGCGAAGGTTTCTCCGTGACCTCCATGGCTACATCAGAGTTTAAATGGGCTGTGGTTATGACTCGTGGTGCTGGATTTTCGAAACAG GTTGTGGAGCTTGATTTTCACTATCCGAGCGAGGGTATCCACCAACGTTGGGAGCAGGGATACCGTATAACTGCAACTGCAGCAACTCCTGACCAGGCAGCTTTTATCCTAAGTATACCGAGAAGAACGCCGGTGGATGAATCACAGGAGACGCTGCGTACAACCACGTTTCCGGCCACACATGTCAAG GAAAAATGGGAGAAAAATCTGTTCATCGCGTCAGTTTGCTATGGGCGTACAGTTTCGTAA
- the LOC125207666 gene encoding casein kinase 1-like protein HD16 isoform X1, whose product MRALRGGVGRGKQKRQDQPVAYEGDKNVGDNQNQDSEKRGKPEGENAAIATRTRRRKAAAAAAAAAAAAAAAAAAAAVEVKVVEEDKLVPEDEREEVGEKAMDSGGKSPERGNVGDDELPSTPLPEKVQVGGSPTYRLEKKLGKGGFGQVYVGRRITGGNIHVRTGPGAIEVALKFEHRNSKGCTHGPPHEWQVYNTLGGSHGVPHVHYKGRQGEYYIMVMDILGPSLWDICNNNSQINMPMSVEMVACIAIESISILEKIHARGYVHGDVKPENLLLGAVGSPDEKKLFLVDLGLATRWRDGNTGLHIEYDQRPDIFRGTVRYASVHAHLGRAESRRDDLESLVYTLVFLLRGRLPWQGLQGENKGFLVCKTKMATSPEALCCFFPQPFKSFVEYVVNLKFDEEPNYAKCISLFDGLVGPNPDIRPIKTEGAQKLIYQVGQKRGRLPFEDEEDKQPNKKVRLGSPALQWISIYNARKPLKQRYHFNVTDARLSQIVAKGNRDGLFISCIASCQNLWALVMDAGTGFTSQIYQLSPFFLDKEWIIKQWEKKFYISAIAGATNGSSLVVMSKGTRYVQQSYKVSESFPFKWISKKWSEGFSVTSMATSEFKWAVVMTRGAGFSKQVVELDFHYPSEGIHQRWEQGYRITATAATPDQAAFILSIPRRTPVDESQETLRTTTFPATHVKEKWEKNLFIASVCYGRTVS is encoded by the exons ATGCGGGCGCTGCGTGGCGGAGTGGGGAGAGGTAAGCAGAAGCGGCAGGACCAGCCAGTGGCGTATGAGGGCGACAAGAACGTCGGCGATAATCAGAATCAGGATAGTGAGAAAAGAGGGAAGCCGGAGGGGGAAAACGCAGCGATAGCTACGCGTACGAGGAGGAGGaaagcggcggcggcggcagcggcagcggcagcggcggcggcagcggcggcggcagcggcggcggttGAAGTGAAGGTGGTTGAAGAGGATAAGCTGGTTCCGGAGGACGAGAGGGAGGAGGTCGGAGAGAAAGCAATGGATAGCGGCGGCAAAAGCCCAGAGAGGGGAAATGTGGGTGATGATGAATTACCCTCCACGCCCCTTCCTGAGAAG GTTCAGGTTGGTGGTTCACCAACATACAGACTTGAAAAAAAGCTGGGAAAGGGAGGTTTTGGACAAGTGTATGTTGGTCGCCGCATCACTGGTGGTAACATTCATGTAAGGACGGGTCCTGGAGCTATAGAG GTGGccttaaaatttgaacatCGCAACAGTAAAGGATGTACCCATGGTCCACCTCATGAGTGGCAAGTTTACAA TACTTTAGGAGGAAGCCACGGTGTTCCACATGTCCACTACAAAGGCCGACAAGGTGAATATTATATCATG GTAATGGACATTCTCGGACCAAGCCTGTGGGATATATGCAATAATAATTCTCAGATTAA TATGCCTATGTCGGTTGAAATGGTGGCTTGCATTGCCATCgaatcaatttcaatattagagaaaattcaTGCCAGAGG GTATGTTCATGGGGATGTGAAGCCTGAGAACTTATTGCTTGGTGCTGTAGGAAGTCctgatgaaaaaaagttattcCTGGTTGATCTTGGTTTAG CTACTAGATGGAGAGATGGAAATACTGGCCTGCATATTGAATATGATCAACGCCCGGATATTTTCAG GGGTACTGTTCGGTATGCCAGTGTTCATGCTCATTTAGGTAGAGCAGAGAGTCGGAGGGATGATTTAGAATCTCTTGTTTATACACTGGTCTTTCTTTTGCGAGGACGTCTGCCTTGGCAAGGATTGCAG GGTGAAAATAAAGGATTTCTCGTTTGCAAGACGAAAATGGCGACATCGCCAGAAGCGCTTTGCTGCTTCTTTCCACAGCCTTTCAAATCGTTTGTGGAATATGTGGTAAATTTGAAGTTTGACGAGGAACCTAATTATGCAAAATGTATCTCTCTCTTTGATGGATTAGTTGGACCAAATCCAGATATCAGACCTATCAAAACTGAGGGTGCACAGAAG CTTATATATCAGGTAGGTCAAAAACGAGGTAGGCTGCCTTTTGAAGATGAGGAAGATAAACAGCCTAACAAGAAAGTCCGACTGGGGTCGCCTGCATTACAGTGGATTAGCATTTATAATGCTCGTAAACCTTTGAAACAAAG ATATCACTTTAATGTGACGGATGCAAGGCTTTCCCAGATTGTTGCTAAGGGGAACAGAGATGGCTTATTCATCAGTTGCATAGCATCTTGCCAAAATTTGTGGGCATTGGTAATGGATGCCGGTACAGGCTTCACCTCTCAAATATATCAACTGTCGCCTTTCTTTCTTGACAAG GAATGGATAATAAAACAATGGGAAAAGAAGTTCTACATCAGTGCAATCGCAGGAGCTACCAACGGTAGTTCCTTGGTTGTTATGTCAAAAG GGACTCGTTATGTGCAACAATCCTACAAGGTCAGCGAGTCATTTCCGTTCAAGTGGATAAGCAAAAAGTGGAGCGAAGGTTTCTCCGTGACCTCCATGGCTACATCAGAGTTTAAATGGGCTGTGGTTATGACTCGTGGTGCTGGATTTTCGAAACAG GTTGTGGAGCTTGATTTTCACTATCCGAGCGAGGGTATCCACCAACGTTGGGAGCAGGGATACCGTATAACTGCAACTGCAGCAACTCCTGACCAGGCAGCTTTTATCCTAAGTATACCGAGAAGAACGCCGGTGGATGAATCACAGGAGACGCTGCGTACAACCACGTTTCCGGCCACACATGTCAAG GAAAAATGGGAGAAAAATCTGTTCATCGCGTCAGTTTGCTATGGGCGTACAGTTTCGTAA
- the LOC125207666 gene encoding casein kinase 1-like protein HD16 isoform X3, with product MAGYLLLLAKYVHGDVKPENLLLGAVGSPDEKKLFLVDLGLATRWRDGNTGLHIEYDQRPDIFRGTVRYASVHAHLGRAESRRDDLESLVYTLVFLLRGRLPWQGLQGENKGFLVCKTKMATSPEALCCFFPQPFKSFVEYVVNLKFDEEPNYAKCISLFDGLVGPNPDIRPIKTEGAQKLIYQVGQKRGRLPFEDEEDKQPNKKVRLGSPALQWISIYNARKPLKQRYHFNVTDARLSQIVAKGNRDGLFISCIASCQNLWALVMDAGTGFTSQIYQLSPFFLDKEWIIKQWEKKFYISAIAGATNGSSLVVMSKGTRYVQQSYKVSESFPFKWISKKWSEGFSVTSMATSEFKWAVVMTRGAGFSKQVVELDFHYPSEGIHQRWEQGYRITATAATPDQAAFILSIPRRTPVDESQETLRTTTFPATHVKEKWEKNLFIASVCYGRTVS from the exons ATGGCTGGGTACTTACTTTTGTTAGCAAA GTATGTTCATGGGGATGTGAAGCCTGAGAACTTATTGCTTGGTGCTGTAGGAAGTCctgatgaaaaaaagttattcCTGGTTGATCTTGGTTTAG CTACTAGATGGAGAGATGGAAATACTGGCCTGCATATTGAATATGATCAACGCCCGGATATTTTCAG GGGTACTGTTCGGTATGCCAGTGTTCATGCTCATTTAGGTAGAGCAGAGAGTCGGAGGGATGATTTAGAATCTCTTGTTTATACACTGGTCTTTCTTTTGCGAGGACGTCTGCCTTGGCAAGGATTGCAG GGTGAAAATAAAGGATTTCTCGTTTGCAAGACGAAAATGGCGACATCGCCAGAAGCGCTTTGCTGCTTCTTTCCACAGCCTTTCAAATCGTTTGTGGAATATGTGGTAAATTTGAAGTTTGACGAGGAACCTAATTATGCAAAATGTATCTCTCTCTTTGATGGATTAGTTGGACCAAATCCAGATATCAGACCTATCAAAACTGAGGGTGCACAGAAG CTTATATATCAGGTAGGTCAAAAACGAGGTAGGCTGCCTTTTGAAGATGAGGAAGATAAACAGCCTAACAAGAAAGTCCGACTGGGGTCGCCTGCATTACAGTGGATTAGCATTTATAATGCTCGTAAACCTTTGAAACAAAG ATATCACTTTAATGTGACGGATGCAAGGCTTTCCCAGATTGTTGCTAAGGGGAACAGAGATGGCTTATTCATCAGTTGCATAGCATCTTGCCAAAATTTGTGGGCATTGGTAATGGATGCCGGTACAGGCTTCACCTCTCAAATATATCAACTGTCGCCTTTCTTTCTTGACAAG GAATGGATAATAAAACAATGGGAAAAGAAGTTCTACATCAGTGCAATCGCAGGAGCTACCAACGGTAGTTCCTTGGTTGTTATGTCAAAAG GGACTCGTTATGTGCAACAATCCTACAAGGTCAGCGAGTCATTTCCGTTCAAGTGGATAAGCAAAAAGTGGAGCGAAGGTTTCTCCGTGACCTCCATGGCTACATCAGAGTTTAAATGGGCTGTGGTTATGACTCGTGGTGCTGGATTTTCGAAACAG GTTGTGGAGCTTGATTTTCACTATCCGAGCGAGGGTATCCACCAACGTTGGGAGCAGGGATACCGTATAACTGCAACTGCAGCAACTCCTGACCAGGCAGCTTTTATCCTAAGTATACCGAGAAGAACGCCGGTGGATGAATCACAGGAGACGCTGCGTACAACCACGTTTCCGGCCACACATGTCAAG GAAAAATGGGAGAAAAATCTGTTCATCGCGTCAGTTTGCTATGGGCGTACAGTTTCGTAA
- the LOC125207667 gene encoding protein SAWADEE HOMEODOMAIN HOMOLOG 1-like, which produces MADEDNSPEFTLDEMIEMESLLNEIGEKTTREEFCRELSIKFNGCINRAEKPRIDWEQLQRWFRGKLTNAAAVVVRFKPNKGSVGSKTAVLRKRSRVPTIPASEAAVELQTLIFEARSAKDSAWFDVASFLSYRVTYSGDLFVRVRFTGFGKEEDEWVSVSMAVRERSIPLEHSECDKVSVGDLVLCFREAEDHALYCDARVVEIKRTVHDSSQCLCIFTIRWDDDGLEGKVPAEKLCYRPRKPAAKDGEDRKLVPLQLGVAQSLLQLL; this is translated from the exons atGGCAGATGAAGATAATTCACCTGAATTCACATTAGATGAG ATGATCGAAATGGAAAGCTTACTCAACGAAATCGGAGAGAAAACGACCAGAGAAGAGTTCTGTCGGGAGctttccattaaatttaa TGGTTGCATTAACCGTGCTGAAAAACCGCGTATAGATTGGGAACAG TTGCAGAGATGGTTCCGTGGTAAACTAACAAACGCAGCAGCTGTAGTCGTTCGGTTTAAGCCCAACAAAGGAAGTGTTGGTTCAAAGACTGCTGTATTGAGAAAGAGGAGTAGAG TGCCAACAATCCCTGCTAGTGAAGCAGCTGTTGAGCTCCAAACCTTGATTTTCGAAGCTAGATCAGCTAAGGATTCTGCTTG GTTTGATGTGGCTTCCTTCCTGAGCTACAGAGTCACGTACTCGGGCGATCTG TTTGTTCGTGTGAGATTTACTGGCTTCGGAAAAGAGGAAGACGAATGGGTGAGCGTTAGCATGGCAGTACGCGAACGCTCAATCCCTTTGGAACATTCTGAATGCGACAAAGTCAGTGTTGGAGATCTCGTTCTCTGCTTCCGG GAAGCCGAGGATCATGCACTCTACTGTGATGCACGCGTTGTGGAAATCAAGAGGACGGTTCACGACAGCAGCCAATGCTTGTGCATTTTCACCATCCGTTGGGACGATGATGGTCTTGAG GGGAAGGTTCCGGCGGAGAAACTGTGTTACAGGCCAAGGAAACCGGCGGCTAAAGATGGCGAGGATCGTAAGCTGGTGCCATTGCAGCTCGGTGTGGCTCAGAGCTTGCTGCAGCTGTTATGA
- the LOC125207435 gene encoding LOW QUALITY PROTEIN: ABC transporter G family member 29-like (The sequence of the model RefSeq protein was modified relative to this genomic sequence to represent the inferred CDS: substituted 1 base at 1 genomic stop codon), which produces MLMKIMRRCCGKSQVELIGELVNGSVNFFFLSKMNEFLLFSFGCMLCREGSTELGGVEVRFEDLTVEADCFVGERALPTLPNAARNIAEAALSCFGVKLAERAKLHILKHTSGIIKPSRMTLLLGPPSCGKTTLLLDLAGRLSSGLKANGAITYNGHKLCEFVSQKTAAYVSQNDIHVAEMTVGETLDFSAKCQGVGSRYEFLKKITRSEREDGSSDITDYVLKVLGFEECRDTIVGDQMLRRISGGQKKRLTTGEMIVGPSKVMFMDEISTGLDSSTTFQVVKCMQQIAHHTEATILVSLLQPDPETFNLFDDIILLSEGHAVYHAPIQHVLEFFEVNGFQCPQRKGVADFLQEVTSKKDQEQYWVDTTTLYRYVSVSEFAERFRKFHVGIRLQRELCTPFDRSQSPKSALVYDKSVVPQRVLLAANFAKEXLLIKRKSSFYVCKIVQIFVVALIASTVFLRTGMHTGNEEDGAVYIGALVFGMIINTFNGYVELSLAIQRLPVFYKQRDLLFHPTWAFAIPHLLLRLPISLFESFVWTATTYYTIGFAPQVSRFLKQLLWVFCIQQTAAGMFRLIAGICRTMVISKTGGSLTLLLVFLLGGFIVPLDQIPIWWRWGYWISPLSYGYNSIAVNEMFASRWMDEPASDNVTRLGVSVLKQFDVFQDEKWYWIGISALLGITTIFNILFVIALMYLNPFEKPQGIISQEQAKTEELFQSSSTTDADKRGMVLPFTPLAMSFEDVNYYVDMPPVRSLVPILLLHELTGSFRPGVLTALMGVSGAGKTTLMDVLSGRKTRGYIDGDIRISGFPKKQETFARISGYCEQNDIHSPQVTVHESLIYSAFLRLSRDVGDDKKMIFVSEVMRLVELDNLKDAIVGIPGVTGLSTEQRKRLTIAVELVANPSIILMDEPTSGLEARAAAIFMRTVRNTVDTGRTVVCTIHQPGIDLFEAFDELLLMKRGGRVIYAGPLGLQSRNVVDYFEAVPGVPKIEEQRNPAAWMIEVSSDAIETRLGIDFGDYYKSTSLYQQNKALVQDLKSPPQNSKDLHFPSQYSQSTLSQFKLILWKLKLTYWRNPDYNLSRFFFTLAAALLIGSIFWRVGTKRENSNDLTTVIGAMYAAAIFLGINNCATVQPAVAIERTVFYRERAAGMYSVLPYAMAQVITEIPYVFVQTTYYTLIVYTMVRFEWEPIKFLWFFFVNFFSFLYFTYFGMMNVSATPNLHLAAVVSNAFYSVFNLFSGFYIPGPNIPTWWIWYYWICPMAWTVYGLIVSQYGDVEDDIRIEATALKASVRSYVEEHFGYKLDFMGEVGVVLIGFTLFFAFMYAYCLKTLNFQKR; this is translated from the exons ATGCTGATGAAGATAATGAGAAGATGTTGTGGAAAATCACAAGTGGAGTTGATAGGTGAGTTAGTTAATGGTTCtgtcaactttttttttctttcaaaaatgaatgaatttttacttttttcttttggttgtATGCTTTGCAGAGAAGGGAGTACTGAACTTGGTGGTGTGGAAGTGAGGTTTGAGGACTTAACTGTTGAGGCGGATTGCTTTGTGGGAGAAAGAGCTCTCCCTACGTTGCCAAACGCTGCTCGTAACATTGCAGAAGCAGCCTTGAGTTGCTTTGGGGTGAAGCTGGCTGAGAGAGCAAAGCTTCACATACTTAAACACACTTCTGGCATCATTAAGCCCTCCag GATGACTCTTCTATTAGGACCACCTTCGTGTGGAAAAACAACCCTTTTGTTGGATCTTGCAGGCAGGCTAAGCTCCGGCTTGAAG GCAAATGGTGCAATCACCTACAATGGGCACAAGTTGTGCGAATTCGTCTCACAGAAGACAGCAGCGTACGTCAGCCAGAACGACATTCATGTAGCCGAGATGACTGTGGGAGAGACACTAGACTTCTCAGCAAAATGCCAAGGGGTTGGATCAAGATATG AGTTCTTGAAGAAGATCACAAGAAGCGAAAGAGAAGATGGGAGTAGTGATATCACTGACTATGTTCTCAAG GTACTCGGATTTGAGGAGTGTCGGGACACCATCGTTGGGGATCAGATGCTACGGAGGATCTCAGGCGGCCAGAAGAAGCGCCTCACAACAG gGGAGATGATTGTTGGGCCATCCAAAGTGATGTTCATGGATGAAATATCGACCGGCCTAGACAGCTCGACTACGTTTCAGGTGGTGAAGTGTATGCAGCAGATAGCACACCACACTGAGGCCACCATACTGGTGTCCCTCCTTCAGCCAGATCCGGAGACATTCAACCTCTTTGATGACATCATCCTCCTGTCCGAGGGCCACGCGGTCTACCACGCCCCGATACAGCACGTTCTTGAGTTTTTCGAAGTGAATGGATTCCAATGTCCCCAAAGAAAGGGAGTTGCTGATTTCCTCCAAGAG GTGACATCAAAGAAGGATCAGGAGCAGTATTGGGTGGATACAACGACGTTATACAGATACGTGTCAGTGAGTGAATTCGCAGAGAGATTCAGGAAATTCCATGTAGGCATCCGGCTTCAACGAGAGCTGTGTACCCCTTTTGACAGAAGCCAGAGTCCTAAATCAGCTCTAGTTTATGATAAGAGTGTGGTGCCTCAGAGAGTGCTTCTCGCGGCGAACTTTGCCAAGGAGTAGCTTCTGATAAAGAGGAAATCTTCCTTCTATGTTTGCAAGATTGTCCAAATTTTTGTTGTGGCATTGATTGCATCAACTGTGTTCTTGAGGACTGGAATGCATACTGGGAACGAAGAAGATGGGGCAGTCTACATTGGAGCCCTCGTGTTTGGCATGATCATCAACACGTTCAACGGATACGTGGAACTCTCACTCGCTATACAGAGACTTCCTGTCTTTTACAAACAAAGGGACCTTCTGTTTCATCCAACTTGGGCCTTTGCCATACCACATCTTCTGCTGAGATTACCGATATCCTTGTTTGAATCTTTCGTGTGGACGGCCACGACTTATTATACAATTGGATTCGCCCCTCAAGTATCCAG ATTCTTGAAGCAGCTGCTGTGGGTGTTTTGTATCCAACAAACGGCTGCCGGGATGTTTAGGCTCATTGCGGGGATATGCAGGACGATGGTCATCTCCAAAACCGGTGGCTCGCTTACTCTTCTGCTCGTGTTCCTCTTGGGAGGCTTCATCGTCCCTCTCG ATCAAATTCCAATCTGGTGGAGATGGGGATACTGGATTTCGCCTCTTAGCTACGGGTACAACTCCATTGCAGTGAACGAGATGTTCGCCTCAAGATGGATGGATG AACCT GCCTCAGACAATGTCACGCGATTGGGAGTGTCGGTTTTGAAGCAGTTCGATGTTTTTCAAGACGAGAAGTGGTACTGGATAGGCATAAGTGCTCTCTTGGGAATCACAACCATCTTCAACATATTATTTGTGATTGCTCTCATGTACCTAAACC CTTTCGAGAAGCCACAAGGTATAATATCTCAAGAGCAGGCAAAAACAGAGGAATTATTCCAATCAAGTTCAACAACAGATGCAGATAAGAGGGGGATGGTTCTGCCCTTCACGCCTTTGGCCATGTCGTTTGAAGATGTGAACTACTACGTGGATATGCCACCGGTGAGAAGCCTCGTCCCTATCCTTCTTC TTCATGAGCTAACCGGCTCCTTTAGGCCCGGTGTTTTGACAGCACTGATGGGCGTGAGCGGAGCAGGAAAAACTACGCTTATGGATGTTCTTTCCGGGAGAAAGACCCGCGGCTATATTGATggtgacattagaatatctgGTTTCCCAAAGAAGCAAGAAACTTTTGCAAGAATTTCGGGATACTGTGAACAGAATGATATCCATTCGCCTCAAGTAACCGTCCATGAGTCCTTGATATATTCTGCTTTCCTTAGGCTCTCTCGAGACGTTGGGGACGACAAGAAAATG ATCTTTGTGAGCGAAGTCATGCGTCTAGTCGAGCTGGATAACCTCAAGGACGCGATAGTAGGGATCCCCGGTGTAACTGGACTGTCGACTGAGCAGAGAAAGAGGCTCACCATAGCAGTCGAGCTCGTGGCCAATCCCTCCATCATATTGATGGATGAGCCAACTTCTGGTTTGGAAGCAAGAGCAGCAGCCATTTTCATGAGAACTGTGAGGAACACCGTGGACACGGGAAGGACTGTTGTCTGCACAATACACCAGCCCGGGATAGACCTGTTCGAAGCCTTCGATGAG TTGCTTCTCATGAAAAGAGGCGGACGAGTCATCTACGCAGGACCCCTCGGCCTACAATCACGAAACGTCGTAGATTACTTCGAG GCAGTGCCCGGAGTTCCCAAAATCGAGGAGCAACGTAATCCAGCAGCGTGGATGATTGAAGTGAGCTCAGATGCAATAGAAACGAGGCTTGGTATTGATTTTGGAGACTACTACAAATCAACATCTTTATATCA aCAAAACAAGGCCTTAGTTCAAGATTTAAAATCTCCAcctcaaaattcaaaagatttACACTTTCCTTCACAATATTCACAATCAACACTAAGCCAGTTCAAACTAATCCTCTGGAAGCTAAAATTGACTTACTGGAGAAATCCTGACTACAATCTTTCGAGATTTTTCTTCACACTCGCTGCTGCGTTACTAATCGGATCGATATTCTGGAGAGTAGGAACAAAGAG GGAAAACAGCAATGATCTCACAACAGTTATTGGAGCCATGTATGCAGCAGCGATATTTCTCGGAATAAACAACTGTGCAACGGTGCAGCCAGCAGTCGCCATCGAGAGGACAGTTTTCTACAGAGAGAGGGCTGCAGGGATGTACTCAGTCTTGCCTTATGCAATGGCACAG GTGATCACAGAGATACCCTATGTGTTTGTGCAAACCACATACTACACACTGATAGTATACACCATGGTGAGATTCGAGTGGGAGCCTATCAAGTTCCTCTGGTTCTTCTTCGTCAACTTCTTCTCCTTTCTCTACTTCACATACTTCGGAATGATGAATGTCTCTGCCACGCCAAACCTTCACCTTGCTGCAGTCGTCTCCAATGCCTTCTACTCCGTTTTCAACCTCTTCTCCGGCTTCTACATACCCGGACCA AACATTCCAACATGGTGGATTTGGTACTACTGGATTTGTCCGATGGCGTGGACAGTTTACGGGCTGATCGTGTCTCAGTATGGGGACGTGGAGGACGAT